In a single window of the Sulfurimonas sp. hsl 1-7 genome:
- a CDS encoding efflux RND transporter permease subunit yields the protein MSHQHQGKKFENFIYDILQHRSKKLLVTALIFLSLFGTILMLPTEVVLARMLPGKSSNTFSIYVKTPDGSSISQTKEVVQCVEDILKPEKEVTDIESFIGEGAPLDYAGLVKGSGMKQGERFAEIVVNLTDKHHRDEKSFIMVQRLRPVIKNSCESKIEGTVLQMIEMPAGPPTMASIVVEVYGDSNTKVAGVANEVSKVLKQTDKIVDVDVMSETPYEKYKLMPISEKIARSGLSVEQVNQILYLAFKGMVVAVKNTIELNDQVGIFVSLSNETKDINENSLASLRTKLSSLYLMNTKGMMIPLTEVVDIKEVKSDRTIYHKDLKTMINVTAETDNQSQVYPLLDARDKMIEYFSQKGYDVNKEPGISTYMFDLTLVDKKTGEEYLLRWDGEMKVTLDTFRDLGAAFIAALILIFLLMVIYYKSYAISGIILGGSFLSIIGVILGHWVANLFTEDVFFLTATSLIGFIALIGISSRNSLLLVDFTKDLIKNNGIEKQRAIAIASATRLKPILLTAIAIILGSSLLASDPVFGGLGVALISGTVVAVIVSLIFVPVLMDNTKAI from the coding sequence ATGTCACATCAACATCAGGGAAAAAAGTTTGAAAACTTTATTTATGATATTTTGCAACATCGCTCAAAAAAACTTTTAGTTACGGCACTTATCTTTTTATCTCTTTTTGGAACAATTTTAATGCTTCCGACAGAAGTTGTACTTGCCAGAATGTTACCTGGAAAAAGTTCTAATACATTCAGCATCTATGTTAAAACACCTGATGGAAGTTCTATCTCTCAGACTAAAGAGGTTGTTCAATGTGTTGAAGATATATTGAAACCTGAAAAAGAAGTTACTGATATTGAAAGCTTTATAGGTGAAGGTGCACCTCTCGATTATGCCGGACTTGTAAAAGGAAGCGGTATGAAACAAGGTGAAAGATTTGCTGAAATCGTAGTTAACCTTACCGATAAACACCATCGTGATGAAAAATCTTTTATTATGGTGCAACGCCTTAGACCTGTTATTAAAAACAGTTGTGAGTCTAAAATAGAAGGTACTGTACTCCAAATGATTGAGATGCCTGCAGGTCCGCCTACAATGGCTTCTATAGTTGTAGAAGTGTATGGAGACTCAAATACAAAAGTTGCAGGTGTTGCAAATGAAGTATCAAAAGTCTTAAAACAAACAGATAAGATTGTAGATGTTGACGTAATGAGTGAAACACCTTATGAGAAGTATAAACTTATGCCTATCTCTGAAAAAATCGCTAGAAGCGGTTTAAGTGTTGAACAGGTAAATCAGATCCTTTACCTTGCATTTAAAGGGATGGTAGTTGCAGTTAAAAACACAATTGAACTTAATGATCAAGTTGGTATATTTGTATCACTGAGCAATGAGACAAAAGATATTAATGAAAATTCACTTGCATCTCTCCGAACAAAATTAAGCTCACTATACCTTATGAATACAAAAGGGATGATGATTCCTTTAACAGAAGTAGTTGATATCAAAGAGGTAAAATCGGACAGAACGATCTATCATAAAGACTTAAAAACGATGATCAATGTTACGGCAGAGACAGACAACCAAAGTCAGGTCTACCCTCTTTTAGATGCTAGAGACAAGATGATCGAATACTTTTCACAAAAGGGATATGATGTTAATAAAGAGCCTGGTATCTCTACATATATGTTTGATTTAACTCTAGTAGATAAAAAGACAGGCGAAGAGTACTTGCTTCGTTGGGATGGAGAAATGAAAGTAACACTTGATACTTTTAGAGACCTGGGAGCTGCTTTTATCGCTGCACTGATACTAATCTTTTTACTTATGGTTATCTATTATAAATCATATGCTATTAGCGGTATTATCTTAGGTGGTAGTTTCTTATCTATCATTGGTGTTATTTTAGGGCACTGGGTAGCTAATCTATTTACTGAGGATGTATTCTTCTTAACAGCTACAAGCTTGATTGGGTTTATTGCACTTATCGGTATTAGTTCAAGAAACTCTTTATTGCTTGTTGATTTTACAAAAGATCTCATCAAGAACAACGGTATTGAAAAACAACGTGCTATTGCAATTGCAAGTGCTACAAGACTCAAACCTATTTTACTTACGGCGATTGCCATCATCTTAGGTTCTTCACTGCTTGCTAGCGATCCTGTTTTTGGAGGCCTTGGAGTTGCACTCATTTCTGGAACTGTAGTAGCCGTTATCGTATCGCTTATCTTCGTTCCAGTCCTTATGGACAATACAAAAGCTATCTAA
- a CDS encoding efflux RND transporter permease subunit encodes MSEKDIRNIVVTDTAGKLAKSFLYNPLTAILAVFLLAIGYISLEVMPREEDPQIALSGGSIVVAAPGLSPKEVEKIVVQPLEQKIREISGVEHIYSMSMENVGIINVMYYIGQNREASNLKLYDKVMQNMDLMPKEVMQPLVKPFDIDIDIPIVNIAFYQTNNSLVYSDFLKTIQDLKIKIAQIDNVSKTDLKGEHKQQFNVDVDLGKLKGYHLSLGQIVQAIKAISIKAPDVNTNTQDEKLVVFGVQNVIERVEDVQNIMIAQYMGSPIYLKDVAKVEDGINTNDKLSARITLNETKEKSTFSQITLSISKLAGSNAVFVADDVKALLEKYDEELKAKGIGYKITRDYGQRANEAVNELVEHLIITIVIITVMLVFFLGYKESMIVMFTVPAILAATLFVAYLSGQTINRMTLFAFLLSLGLLVDAAIIVIENIHRHLHAHDSEHKDIDTLVVKATDEIGAPTNVATLAIILTMVPMAFVGGMMGAFMKPIPLNVPVALIASLIVAYIFTPYLSKKLLKIKDDGAHHPKENNKGSL; translated from the coding sequence ATGAGTGAAAAGGATATAAGGAACATAGTAGTTACCGATACTGCAGGGAAACTTGCAAAATCGTTTTTATACAATCCACTAACAGCTATTTTAGCAGTCTTTTTACTGGCGATCGGATATATCTCTTTAGAGGTTATGCCCCGTGAAGAAGATCCGCAAATAGCACTAAGTGGCGGTAGTATAGTTGTCGCTGCACCGGGACTCTCTCCAAAAGAGGTTGAAAAAATTGTTGTGCAACCGCTGGAGCAAAAGATTCGCGAGATTAGCGGTGTTGAGCATATCTACTCTATGAGTATGGAAAATGTAGGTATTATCAATGTAATGTACTATATCGGGCAAAACAGAGAGGCATCAAACCTCAAACTTTACGATAAAGTTATGCAGAATATGGATCTTATGCCAAAAGAGGTGATGCAGCCGTTAGTAAAACCTTTTGATATTGACATCGATATCCCCATTGTAAATATCGCGTTTTATCAAACGAATAACTCTCTTGTATATTCTGATTTTTTAAAAACAATCCAAGACCTTAAAATCAAGATCGCACAAATAGACAATGTTTCAAAAACTGATCTAAAAGGTGAGCATAAACAACAGTTTAATGTAGATGTTGATCTGGGTAAACTCAAAGGCTATCACCTCTCTTTAGGGCAAATAGTTCAAGCGATTAAAGCGATCTCCATCAAAGCACCGGATGTTAATACAAATACGCAAGATGAAAAACTTGTTGTGTTTGGTGTACAAAATGTTATAGAGAGAGTTGAAGATGTTCAGAATATAATGATCGCACAATATATGGGCTCTCCAATCTATCTTAAAGATGTTGCAAAGGTAGAGGACGGGATCAATACAAATGATAAACTCTCAGCAAGAATAACACTCAATGAGACGAAAGAGAAAAGTACATTCTCGCAAATAACTCTCAGCATCTCAAAACTTGCAGGTTCTAATGCCGTATTTGTTGCAGATGATGTTAAAGCACTTCTTGAGAAATATGATGAAGAGTTAAAAGCTAAGGGGATCGGATATAAGATCACTAGAGATTATGGACAGCGTGCAAATGAAGCGGTTAACGAACTTGTTGAACACCTTATTATTACAATCGTTATCATTACTGTAATGCTCGTCTTTTTCCTTGGATATAAAGAGAGTATGATCGTAATGTTTACAGTACCGGCTATTTTAGCAGCTACACTCTTTGTAGCTTATTTAAGTGGACAAACGATCAATAGAATGACGCTGTTTGCATTCTTACTCTCTCTGGGACTTCTTGTTGATGCAGCAATCATCGTAATTGAAAATATCCACAGACATTTACATGCACATGATAGTGAACATAAGGATATCGATACTTTAGTTGTAAAAGCGACTGATGAGATTGGTGCACCGACAAATGTTGCTACACTAGCGATCATCTTAACAATGGTACCTATGGCATTTGTAGGGGGTATGATGGGTGCATTTATGAAACCTATTCCGCTTAATGTTCCTGTTGCACTTATAGCATCACTGATCGTTGCGTATATCTTTACACCGTATTTAAGTAAAAAACTCTTAAAAATCAAAGATGATGGTGCACACCATCCGAAAGAAAACAATAAAGGGAGCCTTTAA
- a CDS encoding efflux RND transporter periplasmic adaptor subunit has translation MKKLLALIALATSLVAETLTLSGTVISDNQKMITSRFMGFVTNVNVSEGDRVNRGQVLYTIDSREIDSAKRQAESALQMYENQYSNVVMNLERHKRLFEKDMVAKYKVEELELAEKNLKDMINIAKARLQEVENQYQYLIIKAPNSGVIISKNIKVGEMAIPGMPAIVLSDLSDLKIEIEVAEQDMKSIFIGKKVTISIPSLEIQTTGKISAIIPSSNPMTHTFKIKISIDKKNKNIYPGMYTTIGIEVK, from the coding sequence ATGAAAAAACTACTCGCTTTAATCGCACTGGCAACATCTCTTGTTGCTGAAACATTAACACTGTCTGGTACGGTGATATCAGATAACCAAAAGATGATCACAAGTCGTTTTATGGGATTTGTTACAAATGTTAATGTAAGTGAAGGTGATAGAGTAAACAGAGGTCAGGTGCTTTACACTATCGACTCACGTGAAATAGACTCTGCGAAACGTCAAGCGGAATCAGCACTGCAAATGTATGAAAACCAATACTCAAACGTTGTTATGAACCTTGAGCGTCATAAAAGACTTTTTGAAAAAGATATGGTGGCAAAGTACAAAGTTGAAGAGCTGGAACTTGCAGAAAAAAACCTCAAAGATATGATCAATATTGCAAAAGCAAGACTTCAAGAGGTAGAGAACCAATACCAATACCTTATTATTAAAGCACCGAATTCAGGTGTGATCATCTCTAAAAATATTAAAGTGGGCGAGATGGCAATACCGGGTATGCCAGCAATCGTATTATCTGATCTAAGTGATCTGAAAATTGAAATCGAAGTTGCAGAACAAGATATGAAAAGTATCTTTATCGGGAAAAAAGTAACTATCAGCATCCCATCTTTAGAGATTCAAACAACAGGTAAAATATCAGCTATCATCCCAAGTTCAAACCCTATGACACATACATTCAAGATCAAAATCTCTATAGATAAGAAAAATAAAAACATCTATCCTGGTATGTATACAACAATCGGCATTGAGGTAAAATAA
- a CDS encoding TolC family protein: MKKVVSALFLPLFLSASSNSLPLSEALEILKNKNLEIKAASLEVKSAEEDIDQTSGLHWGKLDFTQDFARSNDAGNVFGFKLTSREANFGDFGFSDFSMTNPNILTVEPHDLNYPQDRNFFQSKLKYEVPLFTGFAISSYTSVMESVKNIKALDKEKVLSEKVFQLKKSYYDMALLESSIKNMEKILSNINALENTTQTMIEVGYAKKVDLLEVKAKKGNVERLLVQMKANEELLYHYISFLLNEKVDDIEVPTSEIAEPNFTDDDVLTRNLDIKKATTALDVKASMLDASQAAYYPTVGAFAEVATADNTFLGEANDHKAYTVGARLTWNIFNGGIDGAKVEKAKIEQLKMQSQVQLAKKGISLQLAKIKTEIKSANQEINSLTKELELANAIYENYEARYKEKLVSMNDVIIKQSSQIEKILQLLVAKNKRNEKIFELEKLANGEK, from the coding sequence ATGAAAAAAGTAGTAAGTGCACTTTTTTTACCATTGTTTTTATCTGCATCTAGTAATTCGCTGCCATTAAGCGAAGCACTCGAAATATTAAAAAATAAAAATTTAGAGATAAAAGCAGCTTCTTTAGAGGTAAAAAGTGCCGAGGAAGATATAGACCAAACAAGCGGTCTGCATTGGGGTAAACTTGATTTTACTCAAGATTTTGCCAGGTCAAACGATGCGGGGAATGTTTTCGGTTTTAAACTGACGTCTCGTGAAGCAAATTTTGGAGATTTTGGATTTTCTGACTTTAGTATGACAAATCCTAACATCCTAACTGTAGAACCACACGATCTAAACTATCCGCAAGACAGAAACTTTTTCCAGTCAAAACTAAAATATGAAGTGCCTCTTTTTACAGGCTTTGCAATCTCAAGTTATACAAGTGTAATGGAGAGTGTAAAAAATATCAAGGCACTTGATAAAGAGAAAGTACTTAGTGAAAAAGTGTTTCAACTTAAAAAAAGTTACTACGATATGGCTCTTTTGGAATCATCTATTAAAAACATGGAAAAGATTCTAAGCAATATCAATGCACTTGAAAATACGACGCAAACTATGATCGAAGTTGGTTATGCAAAGAAAGTTGACCTTTTGGAAGTAAAAGCGAAAAAAGGGAATGTTGAGAGACTTCTTGTGCAGATGAAAGCAAATGAGGAACTCCTTTACCACTACATCAGCTTTTTATTAAATGAAAAAGTGGACGACATCGAAGTTCCGACAAGTGAAATAGCTGAACCAAACTTCACTGATGATGACGTACTTACAAGAAACTTAGATATCAAAAAAGCAACTACTGCTTTAGATGTAAAAGCAAGTATGTTAGATGCCAGTCAAGCTGCTTATTATCCAACTGTAGGTGCATTTGCAGAAGTAGCAACTGCAGACAATACATTCCTGGGCGAAGCAAATGACCATAAAGCATATACGGTCGGTGCAAGACTTACATGGAATATCTTTAACGGTGGTATTGACGGTGCGAAAGTTGAAAAAGCGAAGATTGAACAACTGAAAATGCAGTCACAGGTACAACTTGCAAAAAAAGGGATCTCTTTACAGCTTGCAAAAATAAAAACAGAGATTAAAAGTGCCAACCAAGAGATCAACTCTCTTACAAAAGAATTAGAGTTGGCAAATGCGATCTATGAAAACTATGAAGCAAGATATAAAGAGAAGCTTGTATCTATGAATGATGTTATAATAAAACAATCTTCTCAAATAGAAAAAATACTACAACTTTTAGTAGCAAAAAATAAGAGAAATGAAAAAATATTTGAACTTGAAAAACTAGCAAACGGAGAAAAATAA
- a CDS encoding DUF4395 domain-containing protein has translation MSSACPLNFERVDSNVTRFSALLVASLVGLYLYTNSVYILYFLAFDFIMKLFINRGISPVSMFAEFLKGMFKIKDNLVDGGAKRLAGIFGFLFVVLLIVAHYFDIWSFSLGVAAVFLACSLLDVFFGFCIACKIYFIIKKIYPNFMNNL, from the coding sequence ATGTCAAGTGCATGTCCATTAAACTTTGAGAGAGTTGACTCCAATGTAACAAGGTTTTCAGCTTTATTGGTCGCGTCATTAGTAGGACTTTATTTATATACGAACAGTGTTTATATCTTATACTTTTTAGCTTTTGATTTTATTATGAAACTTTTTATAAACAGAGGAATATCTCCTGTCAGTATGTTTGCAGAATTTTTAAAAGGGATGTTCAAAATAAAAGATAATTTAGTAGACGGCGGAGCAAAAAGATTAGCTGGAATTTTTGGTTTTTTATTTGTTGTTTTACTGATCGTTGCACACTATTTTGATATATGGAGTTTTTCTTTAGGCGTAGCAGCCGTTTTTTTAGCATGTTCTTTACTTGATGTGTTCTTTGGTTTTTGCATCGCGTGTAAAATATACTTTATAATTAAAAAAATCTATCCAAATTTTATGAATAACCTTTAA